A single window of Methanomassiliicoccales archaeon DNA harbors:
- a CDS encoding site-specific integrase encodes MAYHNQWQRAMGGYLNEMAPFIGAETRRRYRIWLSQAGDLVGWVNPKQLTLTDMRRIESEIPGTHNTKSVRCHVARKFLRWAGNLEAQKWRILSKQMAKMDGVFLTEHQVAMIREIARGLGTQFELIFSLGVDNGLRSVDMSRLKISNAQQLLANGSSMIIGKGRNGGKPRLLTLSEMTFRPLTEYMKHRDQLLDAYQMEFQDLFLDFNHITRRVYALKPENIQSRVIIISEASGIYFRSHDQRKTFGNRHWRIGTPLETIARMMGHESVDQTFKAYIGVQISDMLEAQRKLANLAPPRPVQM; translated from the coding sequence ATGGCCTACCACAATCAGTGGCAGAGGGCCATGGGCGGCTACCTGAACGAGATGGCGCCATTCATCGGGGCCGAGACCAGGAGGCGTTACCGCATCTGGCTGAGCCAGGCCGGGGACCTCGTGGGATGGGTGAACCCGAAGCAGCTAACCCTCACGGACATGCGGAGGATAGAGTCGGAGATCCCTGGCACGCACAACACCAAGTCGGTGCGCTGTCATGTGGCCCGCAAGTTCCTCCGGTGGGCCGGGAACCTCGAAGCCCAGAAATGGAGGATCCTCTCCAAGCAGATGGCCAAGATGGACGGGGTCTTCCTGACCGAGCATCAGGTCGCCATGATCAGGGAGATCGCGAGAGGGTTGGGAACCCAGTTCGAGCTCATCTTCAGCCTGGGCGTGGACAACGGATTGAGGTCCGTGGACATGTCCCGTCTGAAGATCTCGAACGCCCAGCAGCTCCTCGCGAACGGATCCTCTATGATCATCGGGAAGGGGAGGAACGGCGGCAAACCGCGCCTCCTGACCCTGTCGGAGATGACATTCAGGCCCCTGACAGAATACATGAAGCACAGGGATCAGCTCCTGGACGCCTACCAGATGGAGTTCCAGGATCTCTTCTTGGACTTCAACCACATCACCAGGAGGGTCTACGCCCTGAAGCCGGAGAACATCCAGAGCAGGGTGATCATCATCTCCGAAGCCTCGGGGATCTACTTCAGGTCCCACGATCAGAGGAAGACCTTCGGGAACCGTCATTGGCGCATCGGGACGCCCCTCGAGACCATCGCGAGGATGATGGGGCACGAGTCGGTCGATCAGACCTTCAAGGCCTACATCGGAGTGCAGATCTCGGACATGCTCGAGGCGCAGAGAAAGTTGGCGAATCTTGCACCTCCTCGACCCGTCCAGATGTAG
- the radA gene encoding DNA repair and recombination protein RadA, whose protein sequence is MAEENLEDLPGVGPATAEKLKEAGYDDLMALAVESPKTLAEVCDIGESTAVKIIAAAKRAADVGGFETGEEIMERRQSINKLTSGSKAFDELMGGGFETQSIVEFFGEFGSGKTQICFQLAVNATLPVERGGLDGEVIIIDTENTFRPERIVQMSRALDVDPLETLQKIHVARAFNSHHQTLLVDKATELAKEKNVRLLVVDSLTAHFRAEYVGRGALAERQQSLNKHMHDLLRFSDLNNAVIAVTNQVSAKPDAFFGDPTRPIGGHVVGHTATFRLYLRKSKAGKRIVRLIDSPNLPEAEAVITVLEDGVRD, encoded by the coding sequence ATGGCAGAGGAGAATCTGGAGGATCTGCCCGGTGTTGGGCCCGCGACCGCGGAGAAACTGAAGGAGGCTGGATATGATGACCTCATGGCACTTGCCGTGGAGTCTCCCAAGACCCTTGCCGAGGTCTGTGATATTGGTGAGAGTACAGCCGTCAAAATAATCGCCGCAGCGAAGAGGGCCGCGGATGTGGGCGGATTCGAGACCGGTGAGGAGATCATGGAGAGGAGGCAGAGCATCAATAAGCTCACCTCGGGTTCCAAGGCCTTTGACGAACTGATGGGAGGGGGATTCGAGACACAGTCCATCGTTGAGTTCTTCGGAGAGTTTGGCAGCGGAAAGACCCAGATATGCTTCCAGCTTGCTGTTAACGCCACCCTACCTGTGGAAAGGGGCGGGTTGGACGGTGAGGTCATTATAATCGATACGGAAAACACCTTCAGACCTGAGAGAATAGTTCAAATGTCTAGAGCCTTGGACGTCGACCCCCTTGAGACCCTCCAGAAGATACATGTTGCCAGAGCTTTCAATTCACATCACCAAACGCTGCTTGTGGATAAGGCCACGGAGCTTGCCAAGGAGAAGAACGTCCGCCTCCTGGTGGTTGACTCCCTGACTGCACACTTCAGGGCAGAGTATGTGGGGAGGGGTGCATTGGCCGAAAGGCAACAGAGCCTAAATAAGCACATGCATGATCTCCTGCGGTTCTCAGATCTAAATAACGCGGTGATAGCGGTAACGAATCAGGTGTCGGCAAAACCTGACGCTTTCTTTGGGGATCCAACTCGACCCATCGGTGGGCACGTGGTCGGACACACAGCGACATTCAGACTCTACCTTAGAAAGAGCAAGGCTGGCAAACGCATAGTCAGGCTCATCGACTCTCCTAACCTTCCAGAGGCTGAGGCAGTGATAACCGTTTTAGAAGATGGCGTGAGGGACTGA
- a CDS encoding methyltransferase domain-containing protein produces MGSCKPGEAIEFATKLVLPEGSISVRARNFQGNMKSLSPSELSRKVGAVLAKERKVDLINPDVGVRMIISDGIHFFIEDHVIDRTQFERRKVGLRPFFSPISLHPKFARALVNLTGVRRGERLLDPFCGTGGILIEASLIGVRAIGSDISEDMVRGCQENMKHFGAEFERLERGDVGDIHEIFGEVKFIATDPPYGRSTTTMKEDIEDLYLRMMGAFTEAMTPSGGLGLVLPRACVDHPPALLLEESHMQRVHRSLTRHYCVFKRVPQ; encoded by the coding sequence TTGGGCTCCTGCAAGCCTGGAGAGGCTATCGAGTTCGCCACCAAGCTCGTATTGCCTGAGGGCTCCATATCTGTCAGGGCAAGGAATTTTCAAGGCAACATGAAATCATTGAGTCCCTCTGAACTCTCAAGAAAGGTCGGTGCGGTGCTAGCGAAGGAAAGGAAGGTGGACCTAATCAACCCAGATGTGGGGGTGAGAATGATCATCTCCGATGGAATCCACTTCTTCATCGAAGATCATGTGATAGACAGAACCCAGTTCGAGAGAAGAAAAGTGGGGTTGCGCCCTTTCTTCTCCCCAATCTCACTACATCCAAAATTTGCTAGGGCTCTGGTCAATCTAACTGGAGTAAGAAGGGGTGAAAGACTTCTGGATCCTTTCTGTGGCACTGGCGGGATACTAATTGAGGCTTCCTTGATAGGGGTCCGGGCCATAGGTTCCGACATATCTGAGGATATGGTAAGGGGATGTCAGGAGAACATGAAACACTTCGGAGCCGAATTCGAACGACTGGAGAGAGGGGATGTGGGCGACATCCATGAGATATTTGGGGAGGTGAAGTTCATAGCAACTGATCCGCCCTATGGAAGATCGACAACGACCATGAAGGAGGACATCGAGGATCTTTACCTCAGGATGATGGGGGCCTTCACCGAAGCCATGACACCATCTGGTGGATTGGGGCTGGTGCTTCCTAGAGCCTGCGTGGACCATCCTCCCGCACTCTTACTAGAGGAGAGTCACATGCAAAGGGTACATAGATCGCTTACCCGGCATTACTGCGTATTCAAACGAGTACCTCAATAG